From the Simplicispira suum genome, the window CGCTGGCAGCGCCTCTGCGTCGCCGCGGGCGATCGCCGGCCAGGAGCGTTCCATCATTTCGTAGGTGACGCGGCCCCAGAGCATCGCCCCGCTCTCGTCCATCAGGCGGGTGAAGAATGTGTGCGTCTCGTCGTCGGCGATTCCTTCCTGATGATCGACGCAGCCATCCAAAGTAAGGTTGATAACAAAAGTCAAGAGCCCCATAGTGCGCCTTTGTTAGAAAGGTAAGACTGGCTTCCGTGGCTCAGCGGGGCGCGGGGGCACCATGCAGGCAGTCTCCTGGAAATGGTGGGCACGACGGTGCTCAGGCGCTGCGGCCATCGAAGTGGCTCACGGTCAGGGCGTCCAGATCCACGCCGTCCAGGCAGCGCACGTTCACGGCCGCCATGCGCTGGCCGTTCGGGTGCCTGCCTTCGCCGAAGGTGTGGATGCCGCAGGCCGGGCAAAACCGGTGCTCGATGACACGCTCGTGGAACTGGTAAGTGGCCAGGTTTTCTTCCGGCGTGGTCAGGCGCAGCGCCTCGCGCGGCACAAACCACAGCAGCGAGCCGCGCCGCTGGCACATGCTGCAATTGCAGGCCGTTGCGCTGTCGGGCGTGCCCTCCACTTCAAAGGCGACCTTGCCGCAGTGGCAGCTGCCGGTGGATTTGGCGGGCGTGTGCGCAGGCGTTTCTGCGCTCATGGCGACACCATCACCATCCAGAGCACACCAAAGCGGTCCTCCACCATCCCAAATGCGGGTGAGTAAAAGGTCTTGCCCAGAGGCATCTGAACCTTTCCCCCATCGGCCAGCGCCTGGAACATGCGTTCGGCCTCGTGGGTTGTCGCAGCGCCAAGAGTCAAACCGAAGCCCTTGAAGTTTGTTGTTCCCGAGGCCATACCGTCGGACGCCATGATCTGCGTGCCACCGACGGTGAAGTTGCAATGCATGACCTTGTCGCCGGGTGGCGTGGGGCAATCGGCTCTGGGTGGGTCGGGGTTGTCGCTGTAGCGCATCAACTGGCCGCGTTCGGCGCCAAGGGCCTTTTCGTAGAAGGCCAGTGCCTCCTCGCAGCGGCCTTCAAAAAACAGATACGGTTGCACGGGACCTGGCATGAAACACTCCTTGAACGAGTGGGTACACGGCGCCCACCACAGCATTTGTGGACGGCGTACACAAATAATCGCAGAGAAAATGGAC encodes:
- a CDS encoding GFA family protein gives rise to the protein MSAETPAHTPAKSTGSCHCGKVAFEVEGTPDSATACNCSMCQRRGSLLWFVPREALRLTTPEENLATYQFHERVIEHRFCPACGIHTFGEGRHPNGQRMAAVNVRCLDGVDLDALTVSHFDGRSA
- a CDS encoding VOC family protein, which gives rise to MPGPVQPYLFFEGRCEEALAFYEKALGAERGQLMRYSDNPDPPRADCPTPPGDKVMHCNFTVGGTQIMASDGMASGTTNFKGFGLTLGAATTHEAERMFQALADGGKVQMPLGKTFYSPAFGMVEDRFGVLWMVMVSP